Part of the Mycolicibacterium mengxianglii genome is shown below.
CTCCACGTCCGGCTGTGCGGATGCCACACCCACGCCCGCAAACAGTGAAACCAGCACAGCGCCCGATCCGACAGCCAATTTTGCAGCGATCGTCATGTCATTACCTTCCTGAGCCTTTCGCGCCACTGGGGGTCTCGTTGAAGTTCGGCCACCCCGGCAGCAAAAGAAATGTCTCTGTCCAAGGTAGCAGCCTGGGGAGCTGGTCTCAGTCTGAACGGCGAGGCAGGGTACGGACGCCGCGGCGTCGTCACAGGTAGGGATCTGACCAGGCACTGATGATGCGGGCTGCTCTGGCAGCCTGGTTCTTCCCGGTCAGCAGGTGATCGGCGCCTTCCAACGCGACAAAGCTGCGTGGGTGTCGTGCGGTCTGGAAGATGTCACTGGCGTTGGCGATGCCGACGGTGTTGTCGGTGGGCGAATGCATGACCAGAAGTGCCCGGCGCAGGGTGCGGATGCGCTCCCTGAGGTCGGCCGCGCGGACGTCTTCGATGAAATCGCGTTTGAGTGTCAGCGCCTTGCCGCCGATCAGGAATGGGGCCTCGCCTTCGGACTCGATTCGTTGGACCAGGGCGTCGTAGTTGCGTTCGACGTGTGCTGGGTCGTACGGCGCTCCCACGCTGGCGACCGCCGCCACGGTGGGGCAATTGTGGGCGGCTGCGATCGCCGCAGCGCCCCCGAACGAATGCCCGACGAGTAGCCGTATTTCGCGGCCCGAATCGTTCATGAACTGCACCGCCTGGACGGTGTCGGCCACCTTGTGCGAAAACGACCCGTCGCCCCAGTCGCCTTCGGAGTCGCCGAGTCCGAGGTTGTCGAAGCGCAGCATGCCGACGCCTTCGGCGGCCAGCTGCTTGCAGATCCGATTCGCCGCCGCGCAGTCCTTTCCGAGGGTGAAGCCGTGCGCGAAAACGCC
Proteins encoded:
- a CDS encoding alpha/beta hydrolase family protein is translated as MSERVHFPSSTGPSLAGLIDVPQGEVRGWGVFAHGFTLGKDCAAANRICKQLAAEGVGMLRFDNLGLGDSEGDWGDGSFSHKVADTVQAVQFMNDSGREIRLLVGHSFGGAAAIAAAHNCPTVAAVASVGAPYDPAHVERNYDALVQRIESEGEAPFLIGGKALTLKRDFIEDVRAADLRERIRTLRRALLVMHSPTDNTVGIANASDIFQTARHPRSFVALEGADHLLTGKNQAARAARIISAWSDPYL